The Thermodesulfobacterium sp. TA1 sequence TTCAACCTTTCTGAAAAGGTCTGGATCTATTTTATAAAAAACAGAAAGAACGTCATAATTCCAGGAAAACCAAAGATTTTTAGAAATGTTTAAAAGATTTTCTAATTCCTTAGGGATATGAGGATAAACAAAAAATTTTTTAAACGGCATTGTTTATTCCTCTAATTTATTTTCTATGTCTGCTAATATACTCATATAATACCGATAAATTTCTTCTGGGGAAGAGTAAGGAGAAAAATATTTATGGACATCCCCATCCTGAAAATACTTGATACACATGTAATAGAAATGGTCAGAAGTAGAGAGCTTTTTAAGTATAGGTAAGAGGTCTTGTCTTTTTTCCTCTTTAGCCTTTTTAATAAGTTCATAGCAGGTCTTCATGGCATTCCACTGAAGAGAATTAGAAAGCCAAGCAGAAAGATCCCTCTCGGTGTCTGCCCAAGAAGTTGGATTTGGTACAGAAAGAGGACAAAGAGTATAGTTTAAAGTGTCTTTTACCTCTGAAGGCCACAGAAATTTTAAGTTTTTTTCCTTTAAAGCTAAAAGGACGAACTCTTTTATAAATTCAAATATTCCTGTCTCTGGCCATTGGTGTTCCCCAAAGGTTTCATAGTCCATAAAGAGGTTTAAATAAAGATTTTTTCCTTCCTTTTCTGTAAGCATCAAATCCTTTATCCAAGAGAGATATTTTTGAGGAGTAAGAGGATATTCTTTCCAACTTTTATCGCTAAACCTAAAGGCTATGTCATCTGAAAGTTTGTAGTGTTTTAACAAAAGTAAATGGGCATGATTGGCAGAAATCCTTGGATAAAGGGGAGAGTCCCCTTTTAAAATCCTGTCAGCTCCTTCTATTAAAATGGTTTTTATTTGAGGCATGGTAGCAAAGAGGATGTCTGAAAGCTTATCAAAATAAATCAACTCTGTATTCCGAAAAGTAGTAGGGATAAAGCCAAACTCTTTTTTGACAAGCTCTGCATGCTCTAATACTTCTTCTACAAACTCGTCTAAATCAAAAATAGAACTTAAAGAATGGTAATAGGTTTCATTAAGGAGTTCCACTGCACCGGTTTTAACCAGGTCTATAAAAGATTTTAAAACCTCTGGTCTAAATTTTTTGGCCTGTTCGATAAAAGTCCCGGTAAGGCTATAAGCTATCTTAAACCTTCCGTCAGCCCTTTCTATAAGCTCTTTAAAAAGTTTGTTGGTAGGTAAATAGCATTTTTCCGCGACTCTGTTAAAAACGGCTGCATTAAGCTCATCGTTAAAATAGTCAGAACCTTGGTTAAGGGTTACAAAGTTAAACCGTTTTACCCGAAAAGGTTGATGTACTTGAAAATAAAATATTATATAAAGCATAGGAGTTAGGCATTTAGTTCTTTATAGATTTTTATCAATTCTTCAGCTCTTTTATCCCAAGTAAAGTCTTTTACCTCAGTCTTAGCTTTTTCTTGAAGGTCTTTTAGTTTGTCTGGATGGTTTAAAAGGTCAACCACGATGGTTACGATCTTGTCCACATCCCAAAAATCAACCGTATAGGCATTTTTTAAAATCTCTGAGACACCTGATTGTTTAGAGATAACAAGAGCACATCCAAAATGCATAGCTTCTAAAGCTACTATTCCAAAGGGTTCAGAAACAGAGGGCATAACCACTATGTCTGCCATACTTAAAGCCTCTTCTACTTCCTGTCTGTTTAAAAAACCGGTAAACAAAATTTGAGTGCCAAAACCTTCGCTTGCAGCCTCAAGCATGAGCTCTCTTTCCATTTCCCCAGCCCCTGCTATCAAAAATCTAACCTTTTTAGGATATTGTCTAAGAATTTTTTTGGCTATTTCTAAAAAGATTTTAGGACCTTTTTGAGGGGTTAGTCTTCCTAAAAAAAGTACTACAGGACTTTTAAACTTTTTTATCTTCTTAGGTTCTTTAGTATAAGCGGTAAAGGCATTATATACAACCCTGATTTTATCTTCCGACACTTTATAATGTTCTTTTATTACTTGGGCGGTGTATTTAGAAACAGCTATTACTCGGTCTGCCAAATTTAGCCCTAAACATTCTATCTCATGTACTACAGGGTGCCCATAGCCGATGGCCCTGTCAAATTCTGTAGCATGTATGTGGGCAACAAGTGGTTTTTGAAGAAGATGCTTTAAAAATAGTCCAGAAGGATAGGTCATCCAATCATGGGCATGGATTAAATCAAAATCCAGATGTCTGGCTACCTCTAAAACGTTTTGATGGTACCTTCTCACCCTGCTTAACATGTCGTTCCCTTGGTTAAGTAGTTTCTCTATCCGCTCTAAAGCCTCAACAGGAAGGGGT is a genomic window containing:
- a CDS encoding glycosyltransferase family 4 protein, which codes for MKVLMLTWEYPPFIVGGLGMACYGLFKALAKKEIKIYMILPTQEKIFFEISSSWEADFPLAKSTAEKQLKPIPLKFYQFTYLEPEGAYLDTLKFLIQEACEKIPLVANKPTFKPLPVEALERIEKLLNQGNDMLSRVRRYHQNVLEVARHLDFDLIHAHDWMTYPSGLFLKHLLQKPLVAHIHATEFDRAIGYGHPVVHEIECLGLNLADRVIAVSKYTAQVIKEHYKVSEDKIRVVYNAFTAYTKEPKKIKKFKSPVVLFLGRLTPQKGPKIFLEIAKKILRQYPKKVRFLIAGAGEMERELMLEAASEGFGTQILFTGFLNRQEVEEALSMADIVVMPSVSEPFGIVALEAMHFGCALVISKQSGVSEILKNAYTVDFWDVDKIVTIVVDLLNHPDKLKDLQEKAKTEVKDFTWDKRAEELIKIYKELNA
- a CDS encoding glycoside hydrolase family 57 protein, coding for MLYIIFYFQVHQPFRVKRFNFVTLNQGSDYFNDELNAAVFNRVAEKCYLPTNKLFKELIERADGRFKIAYSLTGTFIEQAKKFRPEVLKSFIDLVKTGAVELLNETYYHSLSSIFDLDEFVEEVLEHAELVKKEFGFIPTTFRNTELIYFDKLSDILFATMPQIKTILIEGADRILKGDSPLYPRISANHAHLLLLKHYKLSDDIAFRFSDKSWKEYPLTPQKYLSWIKDLMLTEKEGKNLYLNLFMDYETFGEHQWPETGIFEFIKEFVLLALKEKNLKFLWPSEVKDTLNYTLCPLSVPNPTSWADTERDLSAWLSNSLQWNAMKTCYELIKKAKEEKRQDLLPILKKLSTSDHFYYMCIKYFQDGDVHKYFSPYSSPEEIYRYYMSILADIENKLEE